Proteins from a genomic interval of bacterium:
- the ftcD gene encoding glutamate formimidoyltransferase, with translation MAALIEWVPNISEGRRGDVVKACVEPLKSIEGVKLLDYSSDPDHNRSVITCVGDPKGLKEATLALYARAVELIDMNQHSGEHSRIGAVDVCPYVPVRDAQMSDCDALAKECARAVAEKFNLPVYLYRESATAPHRQSQSDIRKGEYEGLSAKLRDPLWKPDFGPDKPHPTAGATIIGARPFLIAFNVNLGTTDVGIGKRIAKAIRGSSGGFINIQGAGFYLEDHEEGPVAIKSYDEHGAMVTHQGSFARKTGMVQISMNFLDYTKTPLFRVVETIRREAARYGVPIIQTELVGLAPADAFIDSAKWYMQVDNLKNTQIIDFQI, from the coding sequence ATGGCGGCGCTGATCGAATGGGTCCCCAACATCAGCGAGGGCCGGCGGGGCGATGTGGTCAAGGCCTGCGTCGAGCCCTTGAAGTCCATCGAGGGAGTCAAGCTCCTCGACTACTCCTCCGACCCGGATCACAATCGCTCGGTCATCACCTGCGTGGGCGATCCGAAGGGGCTCAAAGAGGCTACACTGGCTCTCTACGCCAGGGCCGTCGAGCTCATAGACATGAATCAGCACTCGGGCGAGCACTCGCGCATCGGCGCGGTGGACGTCTGCCCCTACGTTCCGGTGCGCGACGCGCAGATGTCGGACTGCGACGCCCTGGCCAAGGAATGCGCCCGGGCCGTGGCGGAAAAGTTCAATCTGCCGGTGTACCTCTACCGCGAATCGGCGACGGCCCCGCACCGCCAGAGCCAATCCGACATCCGCAAGGGTGAGTACGAGGGCCTGTCCGCGAAGCTGCGGGATCCCCTGTGGAAGCCCGATTTCGGTCCGGACAAGCCGCACCCCACTGCCGGCGCGACCATCATAGGTGCCCGGCCCTTCCTCATCGCCTTCAACGTCAACCTGGGAACCACCGACGTCGGGATAGGCAAGCGCATCGCCAAGGCCATCCGCGGCTCCTCGGGCGGCTTCATCAACATCCAGGGGGCGGGCTTCTACCTGGAGGACCATGAGGAGGGTCCCGTCGCCATCAAGAGCTACGACGAGCACGGCGCCATGGTCACCCACCAGGGCTCTTTCGCTCGGAAGACGGGCATGGTCCAAATCTCGATGAATTTCCTGGACTACACCAAGACCCCGCTCTTCCGCGTCGTGGAGACCATCCGGCGCGAGGCGGCCCGCTACGGCGTCCCCATCATCCAAACCGAGTTGGTCGGCCTGGCCCCCGCCGACGCCTTCATAGATTCCGCCAAGTGGTACATGCAGGTGGACAACCTGAAAAACACCCAGATAATTGACTTCCAAATCTGA
- the hutI gene encoding imidazolonepropionase, producing the protein MNPPKPPLVTVRDDGYPDLIVHNASLVLTCAGKGPRRGPEQDELHAVPDGAVAVTGSRITAVGPVADIMQMGGAPTTLLDARGGMVMPGMVDSHTHPVYGGNRADEFLKRLAGASYEELHAAGGGIQATVDATRKMRVADLVESARGRLWNMFFAGVTTFEAKSGYGLSVAGEMTVLQAIHELDAEGPWELVPTFLGAHALPREYADDRAGYVDLVCEKMIPKVAALELADFCDVFCERGAFTVEESRRILQAGLAQGLEPKVHADELSHSGGTRLGIELGARSVDHLPFVSDEDIALLGQSKTAAVLLPATTFFLFQDRYAPGRRLVDAGAVVALASDHNPGSSHTLSMGRVIELGVMRCGLTVREALNAVTVNAAYALGREKELGSLEPGKQADLIILNVSTPEELIYAWGVNHVVAVIKRGRLIDRRRQPNDSRPKKQRFSDLFS; encoded by the coding sequence ATGAACCCACCCAAGCCACCCTTGGTGACCGTCCGGGACGACGGGTATCCCGACCTGATCGTCCACAACGCCTCGCTGGTCCTGACCTGCGCGGGGAAGGGACCCCGGCGGGGACCGGAGCAGGACGAGCTCCACGCCGTCCCCGATGGGGCCGTGGCCGTCACCGGCAGCCGGATAACGGCCGTGGGCCCCGTGGCCGATATCATGCAGATGGGCGGGGCTCCCACCACCCTCCTCGACGCCCGGGGCGGGATGGTGATGCCGGGTATGGTGGACTCCCACACCCACCCGGTGTACGGAGGTAACCGGGCCGACGAGTTCCTGAAGCGGCTGGCCGGCGCGAGTTACGAGGAGCTGCACGCCGCCGGCGGCGGAATCCAGGCCACCGTGGACGCCACCCGGAAGATGCGCGTGGCCGACCTCGTCGAGAGCGCCCGAGGGCGGCTGTGGAACATGTTCTTCGCCGGGGTGACCACCTTCGAGGCCAAGTCGGGCTACGGTCTCTCCGTGGCCGGCGAGATGACCGTGCTCCAAGCCATCCACGAGCTCGACGCCGAGGGCCCCTGGGAACTGGTGCCGACCTTCCTCGGCGCCCACGCCCTGCCCCGAGAGTACGCCGACGACCGCGCGGGTTACGTGGACCTGGTCTGCGAGAAGATGATCCCCAAGGTGGCTGCGCTGGAGCTAGCCGATTTCTGCGATGTCTTCTGCGAGCGGGGCGCCTTCACCGTGGAGGAGAGCCGCCGCATCCTTCAGGCGGGCCTGGCGCAAGGCCTGGAGCCTAAGGTGCACGCCGACGAGCTCTCCCACTCGGGGGGCACCCGGCTCGGGATCGAGCTCGGCGCCCGCAGCGTGGATCACCTTCCCTTCGTGAGCGACGAGGATATAGCGCTCCTGGGTCAGAGCAAGACCGCGGCCGTCCTTTTGCCCGCGACCACCTTCTTCCTATTCCAGGACCGGTACGCGCCGGGGCGCAGGCTGGTGGATGCCGGGGCCGTCGTCGCCCTGGCCTCGGACCACAACCCCGGCTCCTCCCACACCCTTTCCATGGGGCGGGTCATCGAGCTCGGGGTGATGCGGTGCGGCCTGACGGTGCGCGAGGCGCTCAACGCCGTCACGGTGAACGCCGCCTACGCCTTGGGCCGTGAGAAAGAGTTGGGCAGCCTCGAACCGGGCAAGCAGGCCGATCTCATCATCCTGAACGTGAGCACGCCCGAGGAGCTCATCTACGCCTGGGGCGTCAACCACGTGGTCGCCGTCATCAAGCGGGGTAGGCTGATAGACCGGCGCCGGCAGCCCAACGACAGCCGGCCCAAGAAACAACGCTTTTCCGACCTGTTCAGTTGA
- a CDS encoding cyclodeaminase/cyclohydrolase family protein, giving the protein MLTDLTITDFLKKLGSQEPAPGGGSSAALAASLGANLLSMVCQLTAGKKGYEEYWDECKGENAGIAETADRLRVLIDEDTEAFNALMASFKLPKESPEEMKARNKEIQKCTKRAIEVPLEVARLSRRLLTKAPRMALIGNQNAISDIGVGALLLTVGINGAILNVEINLGGIKDEGFVREMRDAIKNLLEGVPTDLNAAMAKVHERL; this is encoded by the coding sequence ATGCTGACGGACCTCACCATCACGGACTTCCTGAAAAAGCTCGGCAGCCAGGAACCGGCCCCTGGGGGAGGTTCCTCGGCGGCTTTGGCGGCCAGCCTGGGGGCGAACCTCCTCTCCATGGTCTGCCAGTTGACCGCGGGGAAGAAGGGTTACGAGGAGTACTGGGACGAGTGCAAGGGGGAGAACGCCGGGATTGCCGAGACCGCCGACCGGCTCCGTGTGCTGATTGACGAGGACACCGAGGCGTTCAACGCCCTGATGGCCTCCTTCAAGCTGCCCAAGGAGAGTCCCGAGGAGATGAAGGCCCGCAATAAGGAGATTCAGAAGTGCACGAAGCGGGCCATCGAGGTGCCCCTCGAGGTGGCCCGGCTGAGCCGCCGCCTTCTCACCAAGGCGCCCCGGATGGCGCTCATCGGGAACCAGAACGCCATCAGCGACATCGGGGTAGGCGCGCTGCTTTTGACCGTCGGAATAAACGGGGCGATTCTCAACGTGGAGATAAACCTCGGCGGAATCAAGGACGAGGGGTTCGTGCGAGAGATGAGGGACGCTATCAAGAACCTCCTCGAGGGGGTTCCCACCGATCTCAACGCCGCCATGGCCAAGGTTCACGAGCGGCTCTAG
- a CDS encoding histidine phosphatase family protein, producing the protein MRELILLRHAETVANERGILQGRTDYPLSARGVRQARALANVLVNLGVDAVYASPAGRVAATLAPAFERGFLRPVILPELDEIDLGASANLTYGDFQARSLPEIDLDVYRRGEYRFPGGESRRDLFDRASVAAEKIVGEGWTRALVAAHGGILSQFIARVLGVPFDGWVRFSLDNASLAKVVWPDERPSLAFFNDREHLPPELRSDPFPPLFPKG; encoded by the coding sequence TTGCGCGAGCTAATCCTCTTACGACACGCCGAAACGGTGGCCAACGAGCGGGGTATCCTCCAGGGTCGGACGGACTACCCCCTTTCCGCGCGCGGCGTCCGGCAGGCCCGGGCCCTGGCCAACGTGCTGGTAAATCTCGGCGTTGACGCAGTTTACGCCTCGCCGGCCGGGAGGGTGGCGGCGACGCTGGCCCCCGCCTTCGAGCGGGGATTTCTACGTCCCGTGATACTCCCCGAGTTGGACGAGATAGACCTGGGAGCGTCGGCGAACCTGACATACGGCGACTTTCAGGCGCGGTCTCTACCCGAGATAGACCTTGATGTGTACCGCCGGGGAGAGTACCGCTTCCCGGGGGGCGAATCCCGTCGGGACCTGTTCGATCGGGCCTCGGTCGCGGCGGAAAAGATTGTCGGCGAGGGGTGGACCCGGGCCCTCGTCGCCGCCCACGGGGGCATCCTCTCCCAGTTCATCGCCAGGGTTCTGGGCGTCCCTTTCGACGGCTGGGTCAGGTTTAGTCTGGACAACGCCTCCCTCGCCAAGGTCGTTTGGCCCGATGAGCGCCCCAGCCTCGCTTTTTTCAACGACCGCGAGCATCTTCCCCCCGAGCTCCGCTCGGACCCCTTCCCACCCCTCTTCCCTAAAGGTTGA